In Gulosibacter molinativorax, a single window of DNA contains:
- a CDS encoding response regulator transcription factor, whose protein sequence is MSDGPKILVVDDEPNIRELLSTSLRFAGFMVRTVGNGAGAIAAVIDEEPDLIVLDVMLPDMSGFGVTKRLRASGYVSPILFLTAKDSTDDKIEGLNSGGDDYVTKPFSLDEIVARIKAILRRTMQTEEEAVIRVGELTMDQDTHEVFINDEPIDLSPTEFKLLRYLMLNPNRVLSKAQILDHVWEYDFNGDAGIVESYISYLRRKLDAHTSESLIQTKRGFGYMLKVPGTKV, encoded by the coding sequence ATGAGTGACGGACCTAAGATCCTTGTTGTTGATGACGAACCGAACATCCGCGAGCTGCTCTCGACGAGCCTGCGCTTCGCCGGATTCATGGTTCGCACCGTCGGGAACGGTGCAGGCGCAATCGCCGCGGTAATTGACGAGGAACCCGACCTAATCGTGCTCGACGTCATGCTGCCCGACATGTCGGGCTTCGGCGTCACGAAGCGCCTGCGCGCATCCGGTTATGTCTCCCCCATCCTGTTCCTCACGGCGAAGGACTCGACCGACGACAAGATCGAGGGCCTGAACTCGGGTGGCGACGACTACGTCACGAAGCCGTTCAGCCTCGACGAGATCGTCGCGCGAATCAAGGCAATCCTCCGGCGCACTATGCAGACCGAGGAAGAGGCCGTCATCCGCGTGGGCGAGCTCACGATGGATCAGGACACGCACGAGGTGTTCATTAACGATGAACCAATCGACCTCAGCCCGACCGAATTCAAGCTGCTGCGCTACCTCATGCTGAACCCGAACCGCGTGCTCTCGAAGGCGCAGATCCTCGACCACGTCTGGGAGTACGACTTCAACGGCGACGCCGGCATCGTCGAGTCCTATATCTCGTACCTGCGTCGCAAGTTGGATGCGCACACGAGCGAGTCGCTCATCCAGACCAAGCGAGGCTTCGGCTACATGCTCAAGGTTCCGGGCACCAAGGTCTAA
- a CDS encoding DNA repair helicase XPB, which produces MALGPLIVQSDRTVLLEVAHPDANDARHELAVFAELERAPEHVHTYRITRLGLWNARAAGHTADEMLETLNKYAKFPVPESVAYDLRDTVDRYGKLVIERDDEGLIIRSTDETVIRQIATNKKVAPMLEAPIEGGYRVQDWARGSLKQQLVKLGWPAEDLAGYTPGTPHEIDLTEDGWSLRDYQKDAVSNFFEGGSGVVVLPCGAGKTIVGAGAMAAADTNTLILVTNTVSARQWRAELLRRTTLTEDEIGEYSGESKEIKPVTIATYQILTARRKGEYAHLSLLNALDWGLIVYDEVHLLPAPVFKLTADLQARRRLGLTATLVREDGRESDVFSLIGPKRFDAPWKEIEAQGFISPAECFEIRVDLPYETRMEYASAADEDRYRIAATAEVKLDVMKEIVEKHRDERILIIGQYLDQIDEVAETLGVPKLTGQTPNKEREELYEAFRNGDAPILVVSKVANFSVDLPDASVAIQISGSYGSRQEEAQRLGRLLRPSSTGVSASFYTIVARETVDQDFAQNRQRFLAEQGYAYSILDAESLTAVA; this is translated from the coding sequence ATGGCTCTTGGACCCCTCATTGTGCAAAGTGACCGAACCGTGCTGCTCGAAGTCGCACATCCGGACGCCAATGATGCCCGACACGAGCTTGCCGTGTTTGCCGAACTCGAGCGCGCGCCCGAGCACGTCCACACCTATCGCATCACGCGATTGGGCCTCTGGAACGCCCGAGCCGCAGGCCACACCGCCGACGAGATGCTCGAAACGCTCAACAAATACGCGAAGTTCCCGGTGCCCGAATCGGTCGCCTACGACCTGCGCGACACCGTCGACCGCTACGGCAAGCTCGTGATCGAACGCGATGACGAGGGCCTCATTATTCGCTCGACCGACGAGACCGTGATCCGTCAGATCGCGACCAATAAGAAGGTCGCGCCGATGCTCGAGGCGCCCATCGAGGGCGGCTATCGCGTGCAGGACTGGGCGCGCGGTTCGCTCAAGCAGCAACTCGTCAAGCTCGGCTGGCCCGCGGAGGATCTCGCGGGCTACACCCCCGGCACCCCGCACGAGATCGACCTCACCGAGGACGGCTGGTCGCTGCGCGATTACCAAAAGGATGCGGTCAGTAACTTCTTCGAGGGTGGCTCCGGCGTCGTGGTCCTCCCCTGTGGCGCGGGCAAGACGATCGTCGGTGCAGGCGCCATGGCTGCGGCCGATACCAACACGCTCATCCTCGTGACCAACACCGTCTCGGCACGCCAGTGGCGCGCCGAGCTGCTGCGCCGCACGACCCTGACCGAGGATGAGATCGGCGAATACTCGGGCGAATCGAAAGAGATCAAGCCCGTCACGATCGCGACCTATCAAATCCTCACCGCGCGACGGAAGGGCGAATACGCGCACCTCTCGCTGCTGAACGCCCTCGACTGGGGACTCATCGTCTACGACGAGGTGCACCTGCTGCCCGCGCCAGTGTTCAAGCTGACGGCCGACCTGCAGGCGCGCCGACGACTCGGCCTCACCGCGACGCTCGTGCGCGAGGATGGCCGCGAGAGCGACGTGTTCTCGCTCATCGGCCCGAAGCGCTTCGACGCGCCCTGGAAGGAGATCGAGGCTCAGGGCTTCATATCCCCCGCCGAGTGTTTCGAGATTCGCGTCGACCTGCCCTACGAGACGCGCATGGAATACGCCTCCGCGGCGGACGAGGATCGCTACCGCATCGCGGCAACCGCCGAGGTCAAGCTGGATGTCATGAAGGAGATCGTCGAAAAGCACCGCGACGAGCGCATCCTCATCATCGGCCAGTATCTCGACCAGATCGACGAGGTCGCCGAGACCCTCGGCGTGCCGAAGCTCACCGGTCAGACACCGAACAAGGAGCGCGAGGAACTCTACGAGGCGTTCCGAAACGGCGATGCCCCGATTCTCGTGGTCTCAAAGGTCGCGAACTTCTCGGTCGATCTCCCGGATGCGTCGGTCGCGATCCAGATTTCCGGCTCATACGGTTCTCGCCAGGAAGAGGCGCAGCGCCTCGGCCGCCTGCTGCGCCCGTCGTCGACAGGGGTCTCCGCATCCTTCTACACGATCGTCGCGCGCGAGACCGTGGATCAGGACTTCGCGCAGAATCGCCAGCGCTTTCTCGCCGAGCAGGGGTACGCGTACTCGATCCTCGACGCGGAATCGCTCACGGCGGTTGCGTAG